In the Geminocystis sp. M7585_C2015_104 genome, one interval contains:
- a CDS encoding ATP-binding protein has translation MATDLEQSIAQTVSQLQELLNRADVAEANLTQAREKLAAVSQQFEENWETLSNRAQALLDKVSAARQELDSQKMSLKHGLVNLQSDVESLKQEASHHVEEVKNEINSLKQDNEDKSSQLEEVFNTIKQALESFKSKVEDIKQDLDETFNRQQEKLENDFQNAITNNQQQIEDKTEETQQKIAQDALSQLDSLVSQFSSKIQELTEQLRNSAEQQAEHTQEEATSTLDEFTGEVSNLFDDLTSTARDIENALTTLSDAVTNLGNTVDTTTDTLVTAMDTTNIGLKSAIGIFEEVTKLLSRVGI, from the coding sequence ATGGCTACAGACTTAGAACAGAGTATAGCCCAAACAGTATCTCAATTACAAGAATTGTTAAATCGCGCTGACGTTGCCGAGGCAAATCTCACCCAAGCCAGAGAAAAACTGGCCGCCGTCAGTCAACAATTCGAGGAAAATTGGGAAACTCTCTCAAACCGCGCGCAAGCCTTATTAGATAAGGTTTCCGCCGCCAGGCAGGAATTGGATTCCCAAAAGATGAGTCTCAAACACGGACTAGTCAATCTCCAAAGTGACGTAGAATCCCTTAAACAGGAGGCTAGTCACCATGTGGAGGAAGTCAAAAATGAAATAAACTCCCTCAAACAAGACAACGAAGATAAGTCTTCCCAATTAGAGGAAGTCTTTAACACCATCAAACAGGCTTTGGAATCCTTTAAATCCAAAGTGGAAGACATCAAACAGGATTTGGATGAGACTTTTAACCGGCAACAGGAAAAACTGGAAAACGACTTCCAAAATGCTATCACCAACAACCAACAACAAATAGAAGACAAAACCGAAGAAACTCAACAAAAAATCGCCCAAGACGCCCTTTCCCAACTAGACAGTCTTGTTTCCCAGTTTAGCAGTAAAATCCAAGAATTGACAGAACAGCTGCGTAATTCAGCAGAACAACAAGCAGAACACACTCAAGAAGAGGCTACCTCTACCCTAGACGAGTTTACCGGCGAAGTTAGTAACCTCTTTGACGACTTAACCTCCACCGCAAGGGATATTGAAAACGCCTTGACTACCCTCAGCGACGCCGTTACCAACCTCGGTAATACCGTTGACACCACCACCGACACCCTCGTTACCGCAATGGATACTACAAACATAGGACTAAAAAGCGCCATTGGCATCTTTGAAGAAGTCACCAAGTTGCTAAGCCGAGTTGGTATTTAG
- a CDS encoding transporter substrate-binding domain-containing protein, which translates to MPFVCRLLGALGIGSLLLGVWWGNNAILAQEGGTKKVIVATKVFPPLVFEEKGKYTGFSIELWEAVAKQLNWEWEIYGEKTVDDLLEAVERGIADVAIAGVTITAERDKRVDFSYPYFESGLQILVSKKGFFPLEGFVSFIFSPLLWTTTAVVFVCVFMAANIVWWLEKEENAEMFPRDYNRGIIESIWWAVVTLLTVGYGDKTPKSIPGRIVATIWMFSSVLLISYFTASITSILTVQQLSSNISSVGDLGDKLIGTVANTFAADYLKSQKVNLLLFNSIDEAYTALEEEKVRAVVYDAPVLRYYAITRGRGKVGVVGNVFARQSYGIVFRQGSPYRELVNQALLTIQEDGTYERIYQKWFGTQ; encoded by the coding sequence ATGCCATTCGTCTGTAGACTGTTGGGGGCATTGGGAATAGGAAGTCTACTACTGGGAGTATGGTGGGGGAATAATGCCATTTTGGCGCAGGAGGGGGGAACTAAAAAAGTAATAGTGGCGACAAAAGTATTCCCACCGTTAGTATTTGAGGAGAAGGGAAAGTATACGGGTTTTAGTATTGAGTTGTGGGAGGCGGTGGCTAAACAGTTGAATTGGGAGTGGGAGATTTATGGGGAAAAGACAGTGGATGATTTACTGGAGGCGGTAGAGAGGGGGATAGCGGATGTGGCTATAGCAGGGGTTACTATTACTGCCGAAAGGGATAAAAGGGTGGATTTTTCCTACCCCTATTTTGAATCAGGATTACAGATTTTGGTTTCAAAGAAGGGATTTTTTCCACTAGAAGGTTTTGTTTCTTTTATTTTCTCCCCTCTATTGTGGACTACTACCGCCGTTGTGTTTGTATGTGTCTTTATGGCAGCCAACATTGTATGGTGGCTAGAAAAGGAGGAAAATGCAGAGATGTTCCCTAGGGATTACAATAGAGGGATTATAGAATCTATTTGGTGGGCAGTAGTTACTTTACTTACTGTGGGTTATGGGGATAAAACGCCTAAAAGCATCCCAGGAAGGATTGTAGCCACCATTTGGATGTTTAGTAGTGTTTTGTTGATTTCTTATTTTACGGCTTCTATTACTTCGATTTTGACTGTACAACAGTTGAGTAGTAACATTAGCAGTGTAGGGGACCTTGGTGATAAACTGATAGGTACAGTAGCCAATACTTTTGCTGCTGATTACTTGAAATCTCAAAAGGTCAATTTGTTACTGTTTAACAGTATTGACGAGGCTTATACTGCCTTAGAGGAGGAGAAAGTGAGGGCGGTAGTTTATGATGCACCTGTTCTCCGTTATTATGCTATAACCAGAGGTAGGGGCAAAGTTGGGGTGGTGGGTAATGTTTTTGCTAGACAGAGTTATGGTATTGTCTTTAGACAGGGTAGTCCATACCGAGAGTTAGTCAATCAGGCATTGTTAACTATACAAGAAGACGGCACATATGAGCGTATTTATCAAAAATGGTTTGGCACACAATAG